The nucleotide window GACGCGGAGGATAGTAGGTGCGGTGAAAACAAATTCATTAACCTGGTTGACGTAAGCAAAATGACAGCGGCCGGACACTCGAAACCAAGTAATACACAATAACCTTGTGGTAATCCTCAAGAGGCATGAATGCAGGAAAACACTGAGGTGAAAATCGTCGAACCTCCGGGTGTGAAGAAGAAAGGTAGGGCAGAGCAGAGGGGGTTTGGGAGAGGCGGAAAGTGCGTCTGCGTTGAACTGTACTGTACACATATGATAAAGGAGCGCAGGTAAGGACATATATCACTTCGGATTCTGTCGACAGATAATTGGGGTGAGGGTGAAGAGATGAAATAAGAGCGAAACAATCAAAACTTAAATCAGGTGTAGATGTGTGTGCTTACCTTCTAGACAAAAGGATTCTATGAACATTGACAGGCTTAAAAAATTAGGCTAAATCGGAAATGAGCGGATGAAGGCCAAGGACAGCTAACGGAATGCAACAACTGGACGTGATATCTTTTagtaaatgaaaaagaagaccatggaaaaaagagaagaaaaaacacgcACACAGAACACGCGCAATTGGACTTAAACACGAAATAAGAGAATGGAAGTAGTAATAATGATAACAAGAAAGCCCAATgccattcaaaattgaatcgTCAACACTCTCGCGGCCTTGGCCTTGGCCGACTCGTCCTCCAATTTTTATCCAATTCTTAGCAAGTACCTTAATAGCACAGGAAACACAAATAAACCAAGGAATTCTCACACACCCATTGGTTGTTCTCTATCCATGCGTTCTTTAAACATGATCGTTTCTTCGTAAATCAATTCCTTCAATTTTTCCTTTGGCAAATCGTCCAGCtccatttcaaatttgaatGGCTCCTCCGCTACCGGCTAGCAACGCAATTTTATTACACTAAGCGGCTATGGCCAATTTACAGAATTAAATGTAAGCATACCTCATCGGCTGGGTCATAGTACTGCTCCAAGTAAGGGTGAGCCAACGCGTCCTCCACGATGATTCGTTTATGCGGGTTGAACGTCAACATTTTGTCCAATAAATCCAGGGCTTTGGCGTCGGCATTGGGATATAACTTCGTCCACGGTACTTTGGGTTTATATGGTAGTGATTGCAAATAACTCCGCGcctgaaaacaaaatagaaaataaaaaacaataataaaaaaataaaacaaaaaaaaataaacaaaacatgtATGTTATAATGTTAGGCCATGTTGTcgagaaaaaattttactttttcatttattatgcACTGGAGATCGTCTGGCGTCGGAGATCCAAGGACTCCGAGAATGTGGTTCAGCTGATCTAGATAATGTTTTCCAGGAAATATGGGTCGGTTTGAAAGCATCTCTGCCAAGATACACCCGACAGACCAGATATCAATCGATTTTGTGTAGCCCTAGATAGCACGATGTAATTATGTGGATGTTTGCTTATCTGTTTTTGgctttatttaaaaactaaGTTATATACCTTTGAATTAAGCATAATTTCGGGTGCTCGATACCAGCGGGTGGCAACATACTCTGTCAGGAAACCAGTATGATCGTGATCAGGATCGGCTACTCGCGCAAGGCCAAAGTCACAAATCTGCAAACTGAAACGTTAGAAGGACTCACAGGAACAAAACATTAATTACATAACTTGCCTTGAGATCACAAGTAGTATTAAGAAGAAGGTTTGATGGTTTCAAATCACGATGGAGAACATTAGCTGAATGGATATACTTCAGACCACGCAAGATTTGGTAGAGAAAATAGCATATGTGGTCATTGCTTAATCTCTGAAAAAGGAGATATGATTCATACAATGAAAACATAAAcaagttttcaaaaaatttacctGGGTTTTCAAAAGTTTGTACAAGTCTGTTTCCATTAGACACTGTACTATATATACATCTTTCATTTGGTCAATGTCAACAGAACGTATAATGTCACGTATGTCGATGATCTGTCAAAACATTCATACAGGAAAGTTTGATTTCTTATTATTTCTGGAATATTAGAGATTATTTACGTACATTTTCATGCTTGAAGCGAGTCAAGATTTTGATTTCTCTCAATGTGCGTTGACAGTAGGTCTGATGCTCAAATGGTGAAATTTTCTTTATGGCAACTTTGGTTTTAGTCAAATTATCATAAGCAGACCTACAAATAGCAATATTAAATCTTAGAAGGGATTTCAAATGTGAGCAAAAAAGCTGATGAAATAGTGAAATGGTTCttctcaaaaacaaaacaaaaaaaacttcaagacGCAGCTAGCACTTGCACAACTGTTTGACTAGGGACAACAATAGGTAACCTTTCCTGTATGCATTAAATGTCTGGTAATTTCGAAAAATGTAtgggtttttttaattgaCACCACTCCCGTCAAGTAACAGTTTAAGGTGTGTATGTACTGTATACATTTCCTCGAAAATGAGCCGTTGGTAAGGCCGACAAAGCGAAGATGCTACCGCCTTGTCACCGGATAAATTGTAATATTTTTAGTACTTACACAACCATGCCATAAGCTCCTTCTCCAATATAAGCCAAATTAGTGTAGCGAGGGCCACATTCGAAATTCTGTCCTCGaattatttctatttttcgtTCACCTCCTTGATCAGACGCCATTTTCTAAGATAAAATCCCGATCTTGATCTGCCAATTTAAGCAGCAACACTCACCCTGTGAACCCGAAATGAAAGTAATGATTAGCTACTACGAATTCTTTCCATAAAATATACCTTTTTCGTAAATTACGAttaatagttttttattttatttaggacAGTAAATTCTTGGCTCCTAAAACTAGTTTGAATATCGCAATCGCAAACAATGCGTAATGCAATGCTGCATTCTTAGATTAAAACTGTCAATCGTTGTCTCCTTACTCTCGTAGACAaatgtttgttattttaccGGAAAATCGAAAATGAATGCACCACCGTCATTCGAatcctttcttttgtttgaaggagaaaaaaagtttgtgATTCGTttaatttaagaaatatttcagCAAGGTGGCTAAACATTCACAAAGTGCAATCTTTTTTCTAGAATCGTCGTCGAACAGGACACGAAAGTTCCGAATGCAGCTATCTTCACAGTAAATAAGGAGGACCACACTCTTGGAAACATGATTCGTtggtaatacaaatttta belongs to Daphnia magna isolate NIES linkage group LG1, ASM2063170v1.1, whole genome shotgun sequence and includes:
- the LOC116919859 gene encoding mitogen-activated protein kinase 1 — encoded protein: MASDQGGERKIEIIRGQNFECGPRYTNLAYIGEGAYGMVVSAYDNLTKTKVAIKKISPFEHQTYCQRTLREIKILTRFKHENIIDIRDIIRSVDIDQMKDVYIVQCLMETDLYKLLKTQRLSNDHICYFLYQILRGLKYIHSANVLHRDLKPSNLLLNTTCDLKICDFGLARVADPDHDHTGFLTEYVATRWYRAPEIMLNSKGYTKSIDIWSVGCILAEMLSNRPIFPGKHYLDQLNHILGVLGSPTPDDLQCIINEKARSYLQSLPYKPKVPWTKLYPNADAKALDLLDKMLTFNPHKRIIVEDALAHPYLEQYYDPADEPVAEEPFKFEMELDDLPKEKLKELIYEETIMFKERMDREQPMGV